The DNA window TTAACGATACGCTGGGTCATCCCGCGGGTGACGCACTGCTGAAGCAGGTTGCCGACCGGCTAACGCGTTCCGTTGGCAAGCAAGGCAGGGTCGGCAGGCTTGGTGGCGACGAATTCGAAGTCATTATCCATGGACGATCAGAACGGCAGCAATTGGCGCAGTTGGCCCATGAAATCATCCACGCGCTGTCCCAGCCATATTCGATTGAAGGCCAGCGCGTTGTGATTGGCGCATCGATTGGTATTGCGGTTGCGCCTGCGAATGGTGAAACGAATGAATCCCTGGTCCGTAATTCGGATCTTGCACTTTATGCTGCAAAAGATGGAGGCCGTGGACGCTATCATTTTTATTCGAATGATTTGCATTCAGCTGCGGAGGAAAGAAGCAAGGTTGAGGAAGATTTGCGAGATGCAATTGCAAATGGCTCCTTGGAATTATTCTATCAGCCGGTGGTGTGCTCGCATGATGATACAATTGCCGGCTTCGAAGCCCTGCTACGTTGGAACCACCCCACGAGAGGCTGGCTTTCGCCCAGCAAGTTTATTCATATTGCGGAAGATACCGGGCTAATTTCGGCGATTGGTGAATGGGCGATAAGGACAGCTTGCAATGACTTGGCGCAATGGCCGGAAAATATTCGTTGTGCGGTCAATGTTTCACCTGTGCAGTTTTCCAACCCGCAATTGCCGTCAATCATTACCAACGCTGTTGCCCGGTCGGGGATTGCGCCTTCGAGGCTGGAATTAGAGATTACCGAAAGCGTGTTTCTGAACGATGATGAAGGCACAGATGCCATGTTCACTGCTCTAAAACGCGTCGGTGTGCGACTGGCACTTGATGATTTTGGGACGGGATATTCATCGCTGGGATATCTCAAAAAGGCACCCTTCGATAAAATCAAAATCGACCAAAGTTTTGTGAGGGGCGCGACGGAGCCAGGCAGCCGGAATGGTGCAATTATCACATCGATTACCAGCCTAGCAAAAGCGTTGGGGATGGATACCACTGCGGAAGGCGTGGAAACGCTGGATGAACTCGATCTCGTCCGCAAGCTTGGTTGCAGCCATGTCCAAGGATATATTTATTCCAAGGCAGTCAACACCACTGCCATCGCACGATTGCTCGCTTCCGGACCGCAAATGAAAGCTCAAGGCTATCGTTCGGCACGCGGTCCTCGCCAAACCATGTTGCGCAAGGTGATGCTCGAGACTGGCGGACAATTTTATAATGCAAAGATCCGCAACATTGGACTAGGTGGTGCCATGATTGAAGGGTTGTGGAATGTCCCCCCTGGCACGACATTTAACGTTGCATTTTCCGCTTCCAAGATTGTTTCAGCAGTTTCAATTTGGAGCGAGGATGACCGGATGGGCGTACAATTCTCCGAGCCTCTCGACTTAGAAGCTGATGGGTTGCCGCGGAACGAACCGGTTGGAATCCCACATGTCTAAACGCGGTTTCCTTTCCCGACTTAATGCAGTTTCGCATGTTAGAGGTTCAAAGCAGGTAGCTCGCATAGATAACGCGCAGCGCTTAGAATTGCTCGATAATTTCGAGAATCTTGATCTCGGCTGGTTCTGGGCCACCGATGATGGAGGTCGGCTTATTTATTTGTCTGAAAGCGCAGCGTCTGCTCTTGGCCAAACCAGCTCTACATTGATCGGCGAAATACTTACGGGCTTATTCATTCCTGACAAAAGTGATGATCCGGAAAAGGCGGAAAGACCACTTCCTTTTCTTATGAGCGCAAGGAACTCTTTTGCGGACCTTTCGGCGCGAGTGCATGTTCCAAACAGCTCGACTGAAGCGTGGTGGTCAATATCGGGCAAACCACAGTTTGACGAAGCCGGAAACTTCGCAGGGTATCGCGGTGGCGCGAAAGACATAACATCCGCGCGCGAACGCAACCGTGATGCATCGCGGCTGGCGCAATACGATGTGCTAACCGGGTTAGCCAATCGGCACAGGATGGAAAAGCGGCTAACCGCAACACTTACAGCGTATAAGGTGGCCAAGCGCAGTTGCGCTTTGATGATGCTGGATCTGGACCGTTTCAAGCAAGTAAACGACACCTTGGGCCACCCCGCAGGTGATGAGCTTTTGAAACAGGTGGCGCAGCGCCTGACCAGCCTATTGGGAGAAGCGGGCGAGATCGGCAGGATCGGCGGGGATGAATTCCAAGTCCTGCTGCCGGACATGGACGACCGCGGCAAACTGGGTGAATTGGCCCAACGTGTAATTCAAATGGTATCACAGCCATATTCGATTGACGGAAGCCGGGCGATTATCGGCACGTCAATCGGTATCGCAATCGCCCCTTATGATGGTATCGAGCCGGGCGAATTGATCAGCAGTGCTGATCTGGCACTTTATGCTGCCAAAGGCGGCGGGCGGGGACAATTTCGTTTCTATTCCAGCGACCTCAAAGACGGCGCTAAGATGCGTAAGCAGATCGAAGAGGATCTGCGAGACGCCCTGCAACAGGATCAGTTGGAACTGCATTATCAACCGATCATCTGCGCAAAAAATCGAACGGTGCGCTGCTTTGAAGCGTTAATGCGTTGGAATCATCCAGAGCGTGGCTGGATCAGCCCGTCTCAATTTATTTCGATTGCAGAAGAGACCGGCATAATTTCTGATATCGGTGAGTGGGCAATCCTGCGCGCATGCCGTGACGCTGCTACTTGGCCCGGTGAAATGAGGGTTGCTGTTAATGTTTCCGCTGTGCAATTCGCAAATGAGGAATTCGACAAGGTTGTCGAACTGGCATTGGCCGCAACCAACTTTGATCCAAACCGCCTTGAACTGGAAATAACCGAAAGCGTGTTCATGAGCGATCCTTTCGCTACGAACCGTATGTTCAAACGGCTGAAGAAAATTGGCGTCCGGTTGGCGTTGGACGATTTTGGAACCGGCTATTCCTCGCTTGGGTATCTGCGTGATGCACCCTTTGACAAGATAAAGATCGATCAGAGCTTCGTGCGCGGGTCGACAGAGGCTGGTAATAACAATTCTGCAATAATCACGGCCATTATCAGTCTGGCAGCCGCATTGGGTATGGAAACAGTGGCTGAAGGCGTTGAGGCGCTGGATGAACTTAATTTGGTGACAGAGCGAGGCGCTGATTTGATCCAGGGTTTCATCTTCGCCAGGGCAATGAATCAGGTCGATATCCTCGAGCGGCTTGAATCCGGACGGCTGAAGTTCGATCCGGTTGGTCCTGCAAAGCACAGGTCCGATCGTCGCACTGTATTCCGGAAGATCGGCGTGATTCATGAGGACCATCGCTACGAGGCTGTTTTGAGGAATCTATCGCGGACGGGCGCGATGATTGAAGGAATATTGAACATCCCCGAATCAACCAAATTGGTGCTTGATCTTGGCGAAGGCCAATTGGCAGTCGCGGTTGTGCGCCGATCGGATGATGCAACGCAAGGGCTTGAATTTGAGGCACCACTGGTCAGCGATGGCGCCGATGGATTGTGCACTCGCCACCGGATATCTCCCTATGCGTTGGCTGCCGCAGGGATGCCATTAGGGGCGTTACCTCCCGGCCATTATCCCCTCATCAAAAATCAGAATGCGGACGGCACACCAACACTCCCGCAATTCATGCAGATTGATATGAGCGCCAAGTCCAGTTAGCCTTAACGCATAGAAGCTGCTGACAGGTCCGTTCAGCATCGCTAAGGGGCTGGGTAACGCACTATTTCGTGCATTATCCAAATTGACCGGCGATTCATGACCGAACTTAAGAATATACGCAATTTTTCGATTATCGCGCACATTGACCATGGCAAGAGCACGCTGGCAGATCGGTTGATCCAATTCACCGGCGGCTTAACTGCGCGCGAAATGTCCGAGCAAGTCCTTGATAATATGGATATTGAAAAAGAGCGCGGCATTACCATTAAGGCCCAGACCGTGCGCCTGAATTACACTGCCAAGGATGGCGAGACCTATCAGCTCAATCTGATGGACACCCCCGGCCATGTCGATTTCGCATATGAAGTCTCGCGCTCCCTCGCCGCATGCGAAGGCGCGCTGCTGGTGGTAGACGCTGCGCAAGGCGTGGAAGCGCAAACGCTCGCCAATGTTTACCAATCAATCGAGCACGACCACGAAATCGTCCCGGTCATCAACAAAATTGATCTTCCTGCAGCCGAGCCAGAGCAAGTTCGCGCCGAAATTGAGGATGTCATCGGAATCGACGCATCCGAAGCCGTCCTTGCCTCCGCCAAATCTGGCATCGGTATCGAGGATATCCTCGAACAAGTCGTCAAGAAAATTCCCCCTCCCAAGGGTGAGCGCGACGCGCCGCTAAAGGCATCGTTGGTCGACAGCTGGTACGATCCCTACCTCGGCGTCGTTATCCTTGTTCGCGTCATTCAGGGCGTGATTAAGAAGGGGCTGGGCGTCAAATTTATGGTTGGCGGCACCGATCATCTGATCGACCGCGTCGGCTGCTTCACTCCCAAGCGTACCGATTTGCCAGAACTGGGA is part of the Pontixanthobacter gangjinensis genome and encodes:
- a CDS encoding putative bifunctional diguanylate cyclase/phosphodiesterase, coding for MGGNQPQRQAIGGREEARESVPAIVRPGLSSDQSRRPGENPIDTTGVTRRSEGQRRKTATRNQSVSKEAGWDAEYVLPHNWWVTGLAIAAMMPLAALASMSLPSVLIAATALASTAISLFSRKIAPWERAAKAKALAPMILAWISILIPVAGHAVVLVSWGMNGGLNWPWVVAGIISSNVMCIVLLRHRTYQQLACLWLSWGIIAIGFGSFDAVAALIAAGVFITLVGRYQIEQDRVDMVAAQARERERNRAEDILRDYEETGQGWFWETDRRGLLTYLSPSVIAVLKRPPSAILGKPFIDLFDLNDDNRDGERTLTFHLSARSSFQELGTRAVAPGEERWWSVSGRPAYDSFQNFVGFRGSGTDLTEKKRSAENVNRLAQYDSLTGLANRFQMQQTLEKILKAPLEQHRECSVFLLDLDRFKHVNDTLGHPAGDALLKQVADRLTRSVGKQGRVGRLGGDEFEVIIHGRSERQQLAQLAHEIIHALSQPYSIEGQRVVIGASIGIAVAPANGETNESLVRNSDLALYAAKDGGRGRYHFYSNDLHSAAEERSKVEEDLRDAIANGSLELFYQPVVCSHDDTIAGFEALLRWNHPTRGWLSPSKFIHIAEDTGLISAIGEWAIRTACNDLAQWPENIRCAVNVSPVQFSNPQLPSIITNAVARSGIAPSRLELEITESVFLNDDEGTDAMFTALKRVGVRLALDDFGTGYSSLGYLKKAPFDKIKIDQSFVRGATEPGSRNGAIITSITSLAKALGMDTTAEGVETLDELDLVRKLGCSHVQGYIYSKAVNTTAIARLLASGPQMKAQGYRSARGPRQTMLRKVMLETGGQFYNAKIRNIGLGGAMIEGLWNVPPGTTFNVAFSASKIVSAVSIWSEDDRMGVQFSEPLDLEADGLPRNEPVGIPHV
- a CDS encoding EAL domain-containing protein yields the protein MSKRGFLSRLNAVSHVRGSKQVARIDNAQRLELLDNFENLDLGWFWATDDGGRLIYLSESAASALGQTSSTLIGEILTGLFIPDKSDDPEKAERPLPFLMSARNSFADLSARVHVPNSSTEAWWSISGKPQFDEAGNFAGYRGGAKDITSARERNRDASRLAQYDVLTGLANRHRMEKRLTATLTAYKVAKRSCALMMLDLDRFKQVNDTLGHPAGDELLKQVAQRLTSLLGEAGEIGRIGGDEFQVLLPDMDDRGKLGELAQRVIQMVSQPYSIDGSRAIIGTSIGIAIAPYDGIEPGELISSADLALYAAKGGGRGQFRFYSSDLKDGAKMRKQIEEDLRDALQQDQLELHYQPIICAKNRTVRCFEALMRWNHPERGWISPSQFISIAEETGIISDIGEWAILRACRDAATWPGEMRVAVNVSAVQFANEEFDKVVELALAATNFDPNRLELEITESVFMSDPFATNRMFKRLKKIGVRLALDDFGTGYSSLGYLRDAPFDKIKIDQSFVRGSTEAGNNNSAIITAIISLAAALGMETVAEGVEALDELNLVTERGADLIQGFIFARAMNQVDILERLESGRLKFDPVGPAKHRSDRRTVFRKIGVIHEDHRYEAVLRNLSRTGAMIEGILNIPESTKLVLDLGEGQLAVAVVRRSDDATQGLEFEAPLVSDGADGLCTRHRISPYALAAAGMPLGALPPGHYPLIKNQNADGTPTLPQFMQIDMSAKSS